A stretch of Elephas maximus indicus isolate mEleMax1 chromosome 20, mEleMax1 primary haplotype, whole genome shotgun sequence DNA encodes these proteins:
- the LOC126063741 gene encoding olfactory receptor 8K3-like: MDKHNLTVLNEFILMGITDRPELRAPLFGFFLIVYMVSVMGNLGLIILTMVDSRLHTPMYFFLRHLAFTDLGYSTAVGPKMLTNFIVGQHTISYNWCATQLAFFCIFIVSEIFVLSTMAYDRYVAICNPLLYAVIMSPRVCQVLVVIPYVYSLLLSLLMTIKIFISPFCGFNVIRHFYCDSLPLISLICSSTYDIKLIILAFSGFNLVLSLLIILVSYMMILVAILKMKSVEGRLKAFSTCGSHLTVVVVFYGTLFFMYVHPKSSHSFDTNKTASVFYTLVIPMLNPIIYSLRNKEVKNAVDRTWKECSNILLKINCKV, translated from the coding sequence atggacaaacacaatctaacGGTGCTGAATGAGTTTATTCTAATGGGAATCACAGATCGCCCTGAGCTGCGGGCTCCGTTATTTGGATTCTTCCTCATTGTTTACATGGTCTCAGTGATGGGTAACCTGGGCTTGATCATCCTCACCATGGTAGACTCTAGGCTACatacacccatgtactttttcctcagacATTTGGCTttcactgatcttggttattcaacagcTGTCGGGCCCAAAATGCTAACAAATTTTATTGTAGGTCAACATACAATTTCCTATAATTGGTGTGCTACACAGCTAGCTTTCTTTTGTATATTTATAGTGAGTGAAATTTTCGTTCTTTCAACAATggcttatgaccgctatgtggccatctgtaaccctctgctttacgCAGTCATCATGTCACCAAGAGTATGCCAGGTGCTGGTGGTCATACCTTATGTCTACAGTCTCCTTTTGTCTCTTCTGATGaccataaaaatttttatttcaccttTTTGTGGCTTTAATGTCATCAGACATTTCTACTGTGATAGTCTGCCCTTGATATCTTTGATCTGTTCAAGCACATATGATATTAAATTGATAATACTGGCTTTTTCAGGATTCAATTTAGTTTTATCTCTTCTGATAATCCTTGTGTCTTACATGATGATCCTTGTGGCCATCCTCAAGATGAAATCTGTAGAGGGTAGGCTCAAGGCTTTTTCTACTTGTGGATCTCACTTGACAGTGGTAGTTGTATTCTATGGAACTCTATTCTTTATGTATGTGCATCCCAAATCCAGCCATTCCTTTGATACCAATAAAACGGCCTCTGTCTTTTACACTCTGGTTATACCTATGTTAAATCCCATCATCTATAGTTTGAGGAACAAAGAGGTAAAAAATGCCGTAGATAGAACGTGGAAAGAGTGTTCAAATATTCTACTTAAAATTAACtgtaaggtataa